The following are encoded together in the Clostridium sp. BJN0013 genome:
- a CDS encoding winged helix-turn-helix transcriptional regulator, which translates to MAIEDCSPTGIDIKDTDFGYTLSLIGGKYKMIILYWLAEYKPVIRYNELKRCIGTISYKTLSINLKELESDKLIVRTEYPQIPPRVEYSLSERGKSLIPVLNMMCE; encoded by the coding sequence ATGGCAATAGAAGATTGTAGTCCAACTGGAATTGATATCAAAGACACAGATTTTGGTTATACCTTATCACTAATTGGGGGCAAGTACAAGATGATTATTCTATATTGGCTTGCCGAATACAAACCAGTAATTCGATATAATGAATTAAAAAGATGCATTGGTACAATTTCATACAAAACTTTAAGCATCAACTTAAAAGAGCTGGAATCAGATAAGTTGATTGTACGAACTGAATATCCTCAAATTCCTCCAAGGGTTGAATATTCTTTATCCGAAAGAGGGAAGTCACTAATTCCTGTCCTCAATATGATGTGTGAATGA
- a CDS encoding IS91 family transposase — protein MIELQDIFLKHGDEYCQKHKLPFHVKKVIRNIISCRTSKLGGHMDECEECGHIKISYNSCRDRHCPKCQTLKKEKWIEDRKNDLLQVPYFHVVFTIPEELNFLVLTNQKEMYSILFKSVSETLLELSKDAKYLGAEIGFTTILHTWEQNLMNHPHIHCIVTGGGISFDGVRWINSKKDFFIPVKVLSAKFRGKFLYYLKKEYYSNAKLKFTADIEDLRYKDVFHCFLDKLYKKEWVVYCKSPFKSSEHVFEYLGRYAHGVAISNNRILALENGLVSFKWRDYRDNNKEKVMTVKAEEFIHRFLMHVLPPKFIKIRHYGILM, from the coding sequence ATGATTGAGCTGCAGGATATTTTTCTTAAGCATGGAGACGAGTATTGCCAAAAACATAAACTGCCATTCCACGTTAAAAAGGTAATTCGGAATATTATCTCATGCAGGACATCAAAGTTAGGCGGTCACATGGACGAATGTGAAGAATGCGGACATATTAAAATTTCTTATAATTCTTGTAGAGATAGACACTGTCCTAAATGCCAGACATTAAAAAAAGAAAAATGGATTGAAGATAGAAAAAATGACTTATTACAGGTACCATATTTTCATGTTGTATTTACTATACCTGAAGAACTGAATTTTTTGGTACTTACAAATCAGAAAGAGATGTATTCTATTTTGTTTAAGTCTGTATCAGAAACTCTTCTGGAACTTTCAAAGGACGCAAAGTATCTTGGTGCAGAAATAGGTTTTACAACAATACTGCATACTTGGGAACAAAATCTTATGAATCATCCCCATATTCATTGTATAGTTACCGGAGGCGGAATATCTTTTGATGGGGTAAGGTGGATTAATTCTAAGAAAGATTTTTTTATACCTGTTAAGGTCCTGTCTGCAAAATTTCGTGGAAAATTTTTATACTATCTAAAAAAAGAATACTACAGCAATGCCAAATTAAAATTTACTGCCGACATTGAAGATTTAAGATACAAGGATGTTTTTCACTGCTTTTTAGACAAGTTGTATAAAAAAGAATGGGTGGTTTATTGTAAATCTCCATTTAAGAGCAGCGAACATGTATTTGAATATTTAGGAAGATATGCACACGGGGTTGCAATTTCAAACAACAGAATCCTTGCTCTTGAAAATGGACTTGTGAGTTTTAAGTGGAGAGATTACCGGGATAATAATAAAGAAAAAGTTATGACAGTTAAAGCTGAAGAATTCATACATAGATTTTTAATGCATGTGCTGCCGCCTAAATTTATTAAGATAAGACATTATGGGATTCTAATGTAA
- a CDS encoding recombinase family protein, whose translation MNIAIYSRKSVETDTGESIKNQIAICKRYFERENEECKFEIFEDEGFSGGNINRPDFKRMMHLVKLKQFDVVAVYKIDRIARNIVDFVNVFDELDKLNVKLVSVTEGFDPSTPIGKMMMMLLASFAEMERMNIAQRVKDNMRELAKMGRWSGGTAPTGYSIERIKEGGKEVSYLKKEKEADNIKEIFKKYASGYTAFEIHKYFKLKGLKYNPKTIYGILTNPTYLKATEQSIAYLKNRGYTVYGEPNGRGFLPYNRRPRYKGVKAWKDKNMLVGVSKHEAVVDLNLWIAVQNQLEEKTVAPHPHESSFTFLTGGIMKCKCGSGMGVSPGRQRSDGTRRYYFTCSGKRYRQNGCDNLSLRVDMAENKINDFLESMRDKEKLVEYHNKNKQKSNVSNIGNDIKNINKKLDSNKKAIDSLIDKMILLSKDAAKSLTGRIEELTQENNMLKEELLKLEREKLFNTTDKANVNLLHNSIKQFLHTESMEQKKRLAKIIFDKIIWDSSTKELQIFLRK comes from the coding sequence ATGAATATTGCCATATACAGCCGTAAATCAGTAGAAACAGATACTGGAGAAAGTATAAAAAATCAAATAGCAATTTGCAAAAGATATTTTGAAAGAGAAAATGAAGAATGTAAATTTGAAATATTTGAGGATGAAGGTTTTTCCGGAGGTAATATAAACAGACCTGATTTTAAAAGAATGATGCATCTGGTTAAACTTAAACAATTTGATGTGGTGGCAGTTTACAAAATAGATCGTATAGCCAGAAATATAGTGGACTTTGTAAATGTATTTGACGAACTGGACAAATTAAATGTGAAACTTGTATCTGTTACAGAAGGTTTTGACCCTTCTACTCCTATAGGAAAAATGATGATGATGCTTCTGGCTTCATTTGCTGAAATGGAAAGAATGAATATTGCCCAAAGAGTAAAGGACAATATGAGAGAACTTGCAAAGATGGGTCGTTGGAGTGGTGGAACTGCTCCAACAGGATATTCTATAGAGAGAATTAAGGAAGGTGGAAAAGAAGTATCTTATTTAAAGAAGGAAAAAGAAGCAGATAATATAAAAGAAATATTTAAAAAATACGCCAGTGGTTATACTGCTTTTGAAATACACAAATATTTTAAGCTTAAGGGGCTGAAATATAATCCCAAAACCATCTATGGTATTCTTACCAACCCAACCTATTTAAAGGCCACAGAACAGTCCATAGCTTATTTAAAAAACAGAGGTTATACTGTCTATGGAGAACCGAATGGACGTGGATTTTTGCCTTATAATCGAAGGCCAAGATATAAAGGTGTTAAGGCATGGAAAGATAAAAATATGTTAGTTGGTGTATCCAAACATGAAGCTGTTGTAGATTTAAATTTATGGATTGCCGTCCAAAATCAGCTTGAAGAAAAAACCGTTGCCCCTCATCCCCATGAAAGCAGTTTTACCTTTCTTACCGGTGGAATTATGAAGTGCAAATGTGGCTCTGGTATGGGAGTTTCTCCTGGCAGACAGAGAAGTGACGGAACCAGAAGATATTATTTTACATGCAGTGGAAAAAGATATAGACAAAATGGCTGTGATAATCTTTCCCTCAGAGTTGACATGGCTGAAAATAAAATTAATGATTTTTTGGAAAGCATGCGTGACAAAGAAAAATTAGTTGAATATCATAATAAAAATAAACAGAAATCCAATGTCTCCAATATAGGCAACGATATAAAAAACATTAATAAAAAGCTGGATTCAAACAAAAAGGCAATAGATAGTTTAATAGACAAAATGATATTGTTAAGTAAGGATGCGGCTAAATCACTTACCGGGAGGATAGAAGAACTCACCCAGGAAAACAATATGCTTAAAGAGGAATTATTGAAACTTGAAAGGGAAAAACTGTTTAATACTACCGACAAAGCAAATGTAAATTTACTTCACAATAGCATTAAACAGTTTTTACACACTGAATCTATGGAACAAAAGAAGCGACTTGCTAAAATTATATTTGATAAAATTATATGGGATAGTAGTACAAAGGAGCTGCAGATCTTTTTACGAAAGTGA
- a CDS encoding helix-turn-helix domain-containing protein — MFDKKKFKFLIEKAMRDRRISQYAEDSGVNRTYLSKYINQRLDNPPTPDILKRLSNASYGNVSYEEFMEVSGYIDNKITKDINTHEEYIINGEFGARLKLLRKEKGLTQKELAQKLNMQNTAISKYELNQRKPDTETLLEIANFFNVSVDYLLGNSDDRTTLNPKENTSYEKISELVKENEIKTLAAHFDGEDITDDDVEDIKNFIEFVIQKRKKKNK, encoded by the coding sequence ATGTTTGACAAGAAAAAATTTAAATTTCTAATAGAAAAAGCAATGAGAGACAGAAGAATATCACAATACGCAGAAGATAGTGGTGTAAATAGAACTTATTTATCAAAATATATTAATCAAAGATTAGATAATCCTCCTACTCCTGACATTTTGAAAAGATTATCTAATGCTTCATATGGTAATGTTTCGTATGAGGAATTTATGGAAGTGTCTGGATATATTGATAATAAAATAACTAAAGATATAAATACACATGAGGAATATATAATAAACGGTGAGTTTGGTGCTAGATTAAAATTATTACGTAAAGAAAAGGGTCTAACTCAAAAAGAATTGGCACAAAAACTCAACATGCAAAATACAGCCATTTCAAAATATGAGTTAAATCAAAGAAAACCAGATACAGAAACGTTATTAGAAATAGCTAACTTTTTCAACGTATCAGTAGATTACCTACTTGGTAATTCAGATGATAGAACTACTCTTAATCCTAAAGAAAACACATCATATGAAAAAATATCAGAACTAGTAAAAGAGAATGAGATAAAAACATTGGCAGCACATTTTGACGGTGAGGATATAACAGATGATGATGTTGAAGATATAAAAAATTTTATAGAATTTGTTATTCAAAAAAGAAAGAAAAAGAATAAATAG
- a CDS encoding transposase, whose amino-acid sequence MINDQEYITTELKKILEKMIILSSYRLNNLIAIVVGIIVSQSVILSKISQELKDSYSSGTEESKIKRLRRFLTNKAINCEKIYEFFAYRLLQKYKSHSKKIYIIFDHTTIIDKFVILQFSLKVGRRAVPLWYKMFLYKDEGSKDFKYIKQGLNFIHKIVVPYNFDVTILADRGFKSVDLFKFIDKTLKFKYCIRCTKNLKISICGKPNIKKLGNIIPLKGKTRHFYNVKLTSKKYICNLAVCRAESSDDTWFIANNLEQTFSIREYKKRFDIEEMFKDFKSGGFNLEGTWTHNIQYARTLYLCICIAYCWMITLGTSCTKDKKNKLIGATKTLRDKQVRIYSLFRAGVKWFKRCYYSLRNTYYLKIAFTLYEY is encoded by the coding sequence ATGATCAATGATCAAGAATATATTACTACAGAATTAAAAAAAATACTAGAAAAAATGATAATTTTATCATCATACCGTTTAAATAACTTAATAGCTATAGTTGTAGGAATAATAGTTTCACAGTCAGTTATATTATCCAAAATATCTCAAGAGCTGAAGGATTCCTATTCTTCAGGTACAGAAGAAAGTAAAATTAAAAGATTGAGAAGATTTTTAACTAACAAGGCTATTAATTGTGAGAAAATATATGAATTCTTCGCATATAGGTTACTACAAAAGTATAAAAGTCATTCAAAGAAAATATATATAATTTTTGATCACACAACTATTATAGATAAATTTGTTATATTACAGTTTTCTTTAAAAGTGGGAAGAAGGGCAGTTCCCCTGTGGTATAAGATGTTCTTATATAAAGATGAGGGAAGTAAAGATTTCAAGTATATTAAACAAGGACTTAATTTTATACATAAAATAGTAGTTCCCTATAATTTTGATGTTACAATTTTAGCAGACAGGGGATTTAAAAGTGTCGATTTGTTTAAGTTTATAGATAAGACTTTAAAATTCAAGTATTGTATCAGGTGTACAAAAAATTTAAAAATATCAATATGCGGTAAACCAAATATAAAAAAGCTGGGAAATATAATACCTTTAAAGGGAAAGACAAGACACTTTTACAATGTAAAATTAACATCTAAAAAATATATATGCAATCTGGCAGTCTGCAGGGCAGAAAGTTCTGATGATACCTGGTTCATAGCAAATAATTTAGAACAGACCTTTTCAATTAGAGAATATAAAAAAAGATTTGATATAGAAGAAATGTTTAAAGATTTTAAATCTGGTGGGTTCAATTTAGAAGGTACCTGGACACATAATATCCAGTATGCAAGAACCTTATATTTATGCATTTGTATAGCTTACTGCTGGATGATAACCCTTGGAACATCTTGTACAAAAGATAAGAAAAATAAACTTATTGGGGCTACAAAAACATTGAGAGACAAACAGGTAAGAATCTACAGCTTATTTAGGGCTGGAGTTAAATGGTTCAAAAGATGTTATTATTCTTTAAGAAATACCTATTATTTAAAAATTGCTTTTACATTATATGAATATTAG
- a CDS encoding class I SAM-dependent methyltransferase, translating into MNSVAYFDSIADKWNVIREDYFEDRLKYIVLSKFNIKDKICADLGCGTGFISLALSSEAKLVFSIDNSRNMLKELHNTSSNRGIKNIYPIKGSAVDIPLFDESIDAVYMNMALHHVVDAEKVVKEAYRILKNKGTFIISDVEEHDGEWARIEMHDEWLGFSHEQIKHWMDEAGFKKIGIETTDLKGKAYSSKGEYTETGIFMASGVKEGE; encoded by the coding sequence ATGAATTCAGTAGCTTATTTTGATTCTATTGCAGATAAATGGAATGTAATTAGGGAAGATTATTTTGAGGATAGATTAAAGTATATTGTGCTTTCTAAGTTTAATATAAAGGATAAAATATGTGCAGATCTGGGCTGTGGAACAGGATTTATTTCTTTAGCTCTATCTTCAGAAGCAAAATTGGTGTTTTCTATAGATAATTCTAGAAATATGTTAAAAGAATTGCATAATACATCTTCAAATAGAGGAATAAAAAATATATATCCTATAAAAGGTTCTGCAGTGGATATTCCTTTATTTGATGAATCTATAGATGCTGTTTATATGAATATGGCACTTCATCATGTTGTGGATGCTGAAAAAGTAGTAAAAGAAGCCTATAGAATTCTAAAAAATAAAGGGACATTTATCATATCAGATGTAGAAGAACATGATGGAGAGTGGGCAAGAATTGAAATGCATGATGAATGGCTGGGATTTTCCCATGAACAAATAAAACATTGGATGGATGAAGCAGGATTTAAAAAAATAGGGATTGAGACTACAGATCTAAAAGGTAAGGCTTATTCAAGTAAAGGTGAATATACTGAAACAGGAATATTTATGGCGAGTGGGGTCAAGGAAGGAGAATAA
- a CDS encoding helix-turn-helix domain-containing protein, which yields MFDIGTRIRELHKLNKLTTKELGYKMNVHQSFISGLENNIKKCSMDNLFKLCEIFNITLSEFFNDDKFRSCNTYLWTQRTFKQC from the coding sequence ATGTTTGATATTGGCACTCGAATTCGTGAATTACATAAATTAAATAAATTAACTACCAAAGAACTTGGATATAAAATGAATGTCCACCAAAGCTTTATTTCAGGTTTAGAGAATAATATCAAGAAATGTTCTATGGATAATTTATTTAAATTATGTGAAATATTTAATATAACTCTTTCTGAATTTTTCAATGATGATAAGTTCAGATCATGTAACACTTACCTCTGGACTCAAAGAACTTTTAAACAGTGCTAA
- a CDS encoding helix-turn-helix domain-containing protein — MRIKNKITMDELSLKSRVSQKHVSNIKNHKATPTVETLNKIANALGADIQLTINKHSFQMAKEVV, encoded by the coding sequence ATAAGAATAAAAAACAAAATAACAATGGATGAACTTTCTTTAAAATCAAGAGTAAGTCAAAAACATGTTAGTAATATAAAGAATCACAAAGCTACTCCAACAGTTGAAACTTTAAATAAGATTGCTAATGCTTTAGGAGCAGATATTCAACTAACAATTAATAAACATAGTTTCCAAATGGCAAAGGAGGTCGTGTGA
- a CDS encoding PLP-dependent cysteine synthase family protein codes for MVYYNDIKEMIGNTPILKLNNLNVKKNVGIFAKLENFNPGGSVKDRIGVYMIDGAEKKGFLNKGYTIVEATAGNTGLGIALGALNRGYKVIFVVPEKFSQEKQILMKALGAEIINTPKEKGMLGAIEKSQELLNNIPNSISLKQFENKDNPKAHYLTTGPEIYMDMEGNIDYLVAGAGSGGTFTGIVKYLKEKNKNIKSILVDPEGSTMGGGAEGCYGIEGIGNNFIPDTMDMSLVDKIIKVNDEEAFYMVRKLAEKEGLIVGSSSGAAMAGVLKLVQSIDKGNIVVIFPDRGDRYFSKNIYH; via the coding sequence ATGGTTTATTATAATGACATAAAAGAAATGATAGGAAATACTCCCATACTAAAATTAAATAACCTTAATGTAAAGAAAAATGTTGGTATATTTGCCAAGTTGGAGAATTTTAATCCAGGAGGAAGTGTAAAAGACAGAATTGGAGTATATATGATAGATGGTGCGGAGAAAAAAGGCTTTTTAAATAAGGGGTATACCATAGTGGAAGCTACAGCAGGAAATACAGGATTGGGAATTGCACTTGGAGCATTAAATAGAGGATATAAGGTTATATTTGTAGTCCCTGAAAAATTTTCTCAAGAAAAACAGATATTGATGAAAGCATTAGGGGCAGAAATAATAAACACTCCAAAAGAAAAAGGTATGTTAGGTGCCATAGAAAAATCCCAGGAACTTCTTAATAATATACCGAATTCAATTTCATTAAAGCAATTTGAAAATAAGGATAACCCTAAGGCACATTACCTTACTACAGGTCCTGAAATATATATGGATATGGAGGGAAATATAGATTATCTTGTAGCTGGTGCGGGCAGCGGTGGAACTTTTACAGGTATTGTAAAGTATTTGAAAGAAAAAAATAAAAATATAAAATCAATTTTAGTTGATCCAGAAGGTTCTACTATGGGAGGAGGAGCTGAAGGATGCTATGGCATTGAAGGTATAGGTAATAACTTTATTCCTGATACTATGGATATGAGTTTAGTAGATAAAATCATAAAAGTGAATGATGAAGAAGCCTTTTATATGGTAAGGAAACTGGCTGAAAAAGAAGGATTAATAGTTGGCTCTTCCTCAGGTGCAGCTATGGCAGGAGTCCTAAAATTAGTACAATCTATAGATAAAGGAAATATAGTTGTAATATTTCCAGATAGAGGTGATAGATATTTTAGTAAAAATATTTATCATTAA
- a CDS encoding PLP-dependent aspartate aminotransferase family protein has translation MKIESLLIHGGIDGDKITGAVSVPIYQTSTYKQEALGKNSGYEYSRTGNPTREAVEKLIADLEGGYRGFAFASGLAAISAVLMLFKSGDKVILSSNVYGGTFRVVDKIFKNFNLEYELVDTSNLEKVKESLNRNQNVKAIFIETPTNPLMTITDIAGISEIARKNKVMTIVDNTFMTPYLQKPIELGADIVLHSATKYLGGHSDLIAGLLVVNNEELGEKIHFIQNSTGGILSPFDSWLLIRGIKTLSVRMDRHDENTKYIADFLKGNSLIEKIYYPGFSTDDYEIQKSQAKGQGAIISFVLRSKLDINKFFKGLKLITLGESLGGVESLICHPATMTHAAVPYDIRQEIGIEDGLIRLSVGLENKEDLVEDLKNALESAK, from the coding sequence ATGAAAATTGAGTCATTGTTGATACATGGAGGAATAGATGGAGATAAAATTACAGGAGCAGTTAGTGTACCCATATATCAAACTTCTACTTACAAACAAGAAGCACTTGGTAAAAATAGCGGCTATGAATACTCACGGACAGGAAATCCCACAAGAGAAGCTGTAGAAAAGTTAATTGCGGATTTAGAAGGAGGATACAGAGGTTTTGCCTTTGCATCAGGACTTGCTGCTATATCAGCAGTACTTATGCTTTTTAAAAGTGGAGATAAGGTAATACTTTCTAGTAATGTATATGGAGGAACTTTTAGAGTTGTAGATAAGATATTTAAAAATTTTAATTTAGAGTATGAATTAGTAGATACCAGTAATCTGGAAAAAGTTAAAGAGAGTCTTAATCGAAATCAAAATGTTAAAGCAATATTTATTGAAACTCCCACTAATCCACTTATGACTATAACGGATATAGCGGGGATAAGTGAAATTGCCAGAAAAAATAAAGTGATGACTATTGTAGATAATACCTTTATGACTCCATATCTGCAAAAACCTATAGAATTGGGAGCTGATATAGTACTTCATAGTGCCACTAAATATTTAGGAGGACACAGTGATTTAATTGCTGGTCTTCTGGTAGTAAATAATGAAGAATTAGGAGAGAAAATTCACTTTATTCAAAATTCTACAGGAGGGATATTAAGTCCATTTGACAGCTGGCTTCTCATAAGGGGAATAAAAACACTGTCTGTTAGAATGGACAGACATGATGAAAATACTAAATATATAGCTGATTTTTTAAAAGGCAATAGTTTGATAGAAAAAATATACTATCCAGGGTTTTCTACTGATGATTATGAAATTCAAAAATCTCAGGCAAAAGGGCAGGGTGCAATTATATCCTTTGTGTTAAGGAGTAAATTGGATATAAATAAGTTTTTTAAAGGCTTGAAGCTTATAACTTTGGGAGAAAGTCTGGGAGGAGTGGAGTCTTTGATATGCCATCCAGCCACTATGACCCATGCAGCAGTACCTTATGATATAAGACAGGAAATCGGAATAGAAGATGGGCTAATTAGGCTATCTGTGGGACTTGAAAATAAAGAAGACCTGGTAGAAGATTTGAAAAATGCATTGGAATCTGCAAAATAA
- a CDS encoding XkdX family protein: MDWFKIYTQYYNAGYYNNDSLKVFVAKNKITVEQYKTIAGVDYVA, translated from the coding sequence ATGGATTGGTTTAAAATATATACACAATATTATAATGCAGGGTACTACAATAATGATTCTTTAAAAGTATTTGTTGCTAAAAATAAAATAACAGTAGAACAGTATAAAACTATTGCAGGTGTAGATTATGTTGCTTAG
- a CDS encoding flavodoxin family protein, producing the protein MKKNILVLTGSPRKGGNSDLMADSFIEGAIKSGHKVTKYETATKHIEGCRACDTCFSKGMACSFQDDFNELTPLLEKTDLIVFATPLYWYTFPTQIKAVIDKLYSFIVGQKPLKIKECMLLVCGEEKDEKKFDGIIKSYELIAINRGWNDIGKLIVPGVIDKGDIKNTDALKKAKELGIRI; encoded by the coding sequence ATGAAAAAGAATATTTTGGTTTTAACAGGGAGCCCCAGAAAGGGCGGGAATAGCGATTTAATGGCAGACTCCTTTATAGAAGGAGCTATTAAATCAGGACATAAAGTAACCAAATATGAAACTGCAACTAAACATATAGAAGGATGCAGAGCTTGTGATACTTGTTTTAGCAAAGGTATGGCCTGTTCATTTCAAGATGATTTTAATGAACTGACACCCTTATTGGAAAAAACTGACTTAATTGTATTTGCAACGCCACTTTACTGGTATACATTTCCTACACAAATAAAGGCTGTTATTGATAAATTGTATTCTTTTATTGTAGGCCAAAAGCCTTTGAAAATAAAAGAGTGTATGCTATTGGTATGTGGTGAGGAAAAGGATGAGAAAAAATTCGATGGAATTATCAAATCCTATGAGCTTATTGCCATTAATAGGGGGTGGAATGATATAGGAAAGTTGATTGTTCCTGGTGTAATTGATAAGGGTGATATTAAAAATACTGATGCATTAAAAAAAGCAAAGGAATTAGGTATAAGAATATAA
- a CDS encoding helix-turn-helix transcriptional regulator, translated as MKEAREERGMTQQELGQVSFLSDKMISAVETGRRSLTKETSKIICKKLNNPRVYFEMASEITGDVFSLNWLDGGTADLHRAVVREKVIEELGEAVQAITIVKTYKNPKTCSGKDIEDITKSIQEAIDVYNASAIYISVMCTEFNLDIKEIFRLQKEKLINRGYLIRK; from the coding sequence ATAAAGGAAGCCAGAGAAGAAAGGGGAATGACACAACAAGAGTTGGGTCAGGTAAGTTTTTTATCAGATAAGATGATAAGTGCTGTGGAAACTGGGAGAAGGAGTCTTACGAAGGAAACTTCTAAAATTATTTGCAAAAAGTTAAATAATCCTAGAGTTTATTTTGAAATGGCCAGTGAAATAACAGGTGATGTATTTAGTCTTAATTGGCTGGATGGAGGAACTGCCGACTTACATAGGGCAGTAGTAAGGGAAAAGGTTATAGAAGAACTTGGTGAAGCAGTACAAGCTATAACGATTGTCAAAACCTATAAAAATCCTAAAACATGTAGTGGCAAAGATATAGAAGATATAACTAAAAGCATACAGGAGGCCATAGATGTATATAATGCAAGTGCCATTTATATATCGGTGATGTGTACAGAATTTAACTTGGACATTAAAGAAATATTTAGATTACAAAAAGAAAAATTAATTAACAGAGGTTATCTGATAAGAAAATGA
- a CDS encoding LysM peptidoglycan-binding domain-containing protein has protein sequence MNIYVVRPGDSIWSIARRFGVTPDSIIDANSIQPQLSLVVGESLVVPTKERAYRVRPGDSLWSISERFGVSVNSIAQLNNISDPSSIYPGMILRIPDKSKNYGVIETNAFIQPSNADRETVIVNNVAPYLTYITPFSYHVTAKGGLTPLRDETIISVARNNRVAPLLSVTNLSGANFDTELISNILNNENLQNTLIDNIINIMDEKSYYGVIVDFERIPPSDREEYNNFLRKLVSRAHPLGYVVGTALAPKTYDVTVGAWHGAHDYRVHGEIVDFVIIMTYEWGWSGGADRIN, from the coding sequence TTGAATATATACGTAGTTCGTCCTGGCGATTCTATATGGTCTATAGCTAGAAGGTTTGGCGTTACACCAGATAGTATTATAGATGCTAATAGTATTCAGCCTCAGTTAAGTTTAGTAGTGGGAGAATCACTTGTAGTTCCAACCAAAGAAAGAGCATACAGAGTAAGACCGGGAGATTCACTATGGTCTATATCTGAAAGATTTGGTGTCTCTGTAAATAGTATAGCCCAATTAAATAATATTTCCGATCCTTCATCTATTTATCCTGGAATGATACTTAGAATACCAGATAAATCAAAAAATTATGGTGTTATTGAAACTAATGCTTTTATACAACCTTCTAATGCTGATAGGGAAACCGTGATTGTAAATAATGTAGCTCCATATTTGACTTATATAACTCCTTTTAGTTATCATGTTACAGCAAAAGGAGGATTAACTCCGCTTAGAGATGAAACTATTATTAGTGTGGCAAGAAATAACAGAGTAGCACCATTGCTTTCTGTGACAAATTTATCGGGAGCAAATTTTGACACAGAGTTAATAAGTAATATATTAAATAATGAAAACCTTCAAAATACTTTAATAGATAATATAATAAACATCATGGATGAAAAATCCTATTATGGAGTTATAGTGGATTTTGAAAGGATTCCACCTTCTGATAGAGAAGAATATAATAATTTTCTTAGAAAATTAGTATCAAGAGCCCACCCATTAGGATATGTGGTAGGAACAGCATTAGCACCTAAAACATATGATGTAACAGTTGGTGCTTGGCATGGAGCTCATGATTATAGAGTTCATGGTGAGATAGTTGATTTTGTTATAATAATGACTTATGAGTGGGGGTGGTCAGGAGGTGCTGACCGGATTAATTAA
- the tnpA gene encoding IS200/IS605 family transposase, with amino-acid sequence MDSNSLSHTKWRCKYHVVFSPKYRRKEIYGEKRKEIGKILRKLCEWKGVEIIEANACEDHIHMLLSIPPKTSVSSFMGFLKGKSSLMIFERFSNLKYKYGNRHFWCRGFYVDTVGKNKKAIEEYIRNQQKEDMIADQVSMKEYMDPFKGSK; translated from the coding sequence ATGGACAGTAATAGTTTATCACATACTAAATGGAGATGTAAATATCATGTAGTATTTTCACCCAAATATAGAAGAAAAGAAATATATGGAGAAAAAAGAAAAGAGATAGGAAAAATATTAAGGAAACTTTGTGAATGGAAAGGTGTAGAAATAATAGAGGCGAATGCATGTGAAGATCATATACATATGCTTTTATCGATACCACCAAAGACAAGTGTTTCAAGTTTTATGGGATTCTTGAAGGGAAAAAGTAGTCTAATGATATTTGAGAGATTTTCAAATTTAAAATATAAATATGGAAATAGGCACTTTTGGTGCAGAGGATTCTATGTAGACACAGTTGGAAAAAATAAAAAAGCAATAGAAGAATATATAAGAAATCAACAGAAAGAAGATATGATCGCCGACCAAGTAAGTATGAAGGAATACATGGACCCTTTTAAGGGTAGCAAGTAA